CTATCTCGAAGAAATTCAGCTTGATCTTGATCTTCCCGCACATGTATTCACCAAAGCAATGCTAAAAAAATGATTGCCATCATCGGAGGAGGTGCAGCCGGCTTAGGCGCTGCCATAGCATGTGGGGAAAGAGCAATTGTTTGGGAACGAAACAAAATAGCAGGCAAAAAACTACTGCTTTCAGGAGCGGGACAGTGTAACTTTACAAATGCCAATAATCGTGAAGATTTCTTGGCTGCTTTAACAGAATTCCGCAATTGGCTAAAACCAGCGTTTTATTCTTTTGATAACATGTCTTTCATCAAGCTGTTAGAGGAATTTGGCTGTCCAGTATATATTAGAGAAGATAGAAAAGTGTTTCCTCAAAGCTTAAAAGCTTCCGATGTTCGAGACACCCTGTATAATATTGCCCGCCAAAGGGGTGCTAAGTTTATGTGGGATAGCAAGATTGAGTATATTGAAGAGAAAGAAGGACTGTTCTATCTAAACACTAATTCTGGCGCCAAGATCAGAGCCCAAAAAGTTATTATCGCAGCAGGAGGTGCGGCGTGGAGTGTCACCGGTAGCGATGGCAGCTCGTACAGATTGGCATCAGCTTTGGGGCATAAGATCCACGATCCCAAACCGGCACTTGCACGTATAGAGATTGAGGATTATGCTCCATTTATTTGTTGCGCTGGATTGTCGCTTAAAGCTGGGCTTCAATTGGCTAAGCGAAGTATCTGGGGTGAGCTGCTCTTTACCCATAACGGCTTAAGCGGTCCTTTGATTTTGGATAACAGCCGGAAGCTGCACGCAGGAGAGATTATCCAGATCAGAATATGTGATTGCCACGATTTTTTGAACTTAATACAAAAACACCCCAAACGTAAGGTAAGCAAGCTCTTACAAGAATACCGTTTGCCGCAGCGTTTAACTGAAACAATCATGAAAAACATGCAAATTAGCTCGGATCTTATTGCCGCAGAATTAAGTGCCAGCAAGCGCAAACAATTATTAGCCACCCTTAAGAATCATCCTTTTAAGATTAAGGCCATTGAAGGCTTATGTAGTTCAATGTCCGATTGGGGAGGAGTAGATTTGAAAGAAGTGGATTCTAAAACTATGCAATCCCGCATATTAAAGAACGTGTTTTTTGCAGGTGAAAGTCTTGCTTATAGTCTTCCCAGTGGAGGATACAGTATTCAGATGGCAGTAAGCACAGGGTATCTGGCAGGCATAAATGCAGTGAATAGTATTTGATATTTGATGCTATATGAGTTATCCTGTAATTATCTACGCCAAATGAGGAGTTAATGTGATACAACTTGAGAAATTTACGTTAAAAGTAATGATTGAGCAAACCATTGCCAACCATCCCAGCCGCCCCGCTCTTTCTATGGTAGATGGCAAACCCATTAGCTATGAGCAGCTTGGGGAGCAGATTAACGACGTGATTGTGATGCTTAAAGATTATGGAATTCAGAAAGGGGACAAAGTGGCTCTGCTTTCACAAAATCTTCCCAATTGGGGTGTTGCCTATTTAGCAATTGCTTCAATGGGTGCAATTGTAGTTCCTATCTTAGTAGATTTCCATCTTAATGAAATCCATCAAATCCTTCGCCATAGTGGTGCCAAAGCTGTGTTTGTCTCTAATATACATTACGAAAAAATTGGTTATAGCGATTTGGATCCCTCACCTATGATGTTTCTGATGGATAACCTAACACCTATAGAACCAAATATGAGTAAAGACAAGCTTGGTGAATTTATCCAAGAACGTAAAAGTGCGTGGAAGAAATTTCGCAACAAAGCTTTAGAATCGGTCGGACTGGTAGATAGTGAACCTGCAGAAGATGAAATTGCCGCCATTATCTATACCTCCGGTACTACGGGTAGCTCCAAAGGCGTTATGCTAACGCATCGTAATTTAGTAATGGACGCATGGCTTACTTTGCATATCCAAAATGTGGATGAACACGATCGGCTGATCTCAATTTTGCCACTATCACATACCTACGAATGCACTATCGGCTTCATTATTCCTATGATGACAGGCGCCTGTGTTTACTATTTGGACAAACCGCCTACGGCGCGCATCCTCATCCCCGCCATGCAAAAGATAAAACCTACCATGATCCTTACCGTACCCCTCATCATTGAAAAGATCTTTAAACTGCAAATCTATCCTCAGCTTACCAAAAACCTGCTGATGCGCGAGCTGTACAAACTTGTGCCAACACGCAAAGCACTGCACAAACTAGCCGGCAAGAAGTTGATGAAAACCTTTGGGGGAGCCTTGCATTTCTTTGGCATTGGCGGTGCTCTGCTTTCGCATGATGTAGAGCGATTTCTTAGTGATGCTTCATTTCCCTATGCCATCGGCTATGGGCTTACCGAAACCTCGCCCCTAATTGCCGGAAGTAGCCCCGCTGCCGCAAAGTTCCGTTCTACCGGAACTGTTCTGCCTCAGCTTGAAGTGCGCATCGCAAATCCCGATCCCAAAACTAAAGTGGGCGAAATTCAGGTGAAAGGACCCACCATTATGAAAGGTTATTACAAAGATAAACAGCGCACTGATGAAGCCTTTACCGATGATGGATTCTTTAAAACCGGAGATCTGGGCGTGCTTAATAAGAAAAATTATCTCTATATAAAGGGCAGAATCAAGAACGTGATTATTGGCCCCAATGGCGATAATATCTATGCCGAGGAAATCGAAGCCAAGCTTAATGAAGCAGAAAGCGTTTTAGAATCTATGGTCTATGAGAGCGGAGGTAATATCATTGCCAGAGTGTTCTTGAACTACGAGATCCTGGATGCTCACTACAATCTCAGCAAAATGGGAAGCGTCCAAGCCGAAAAATCGATCGAGAAACACCTTCTGGAACTCAGAACGCACCTTAATGCAAACGTTGCATCTTTTTCTAAGCTACATAAAATCATTGAACAAAAAGAGCCGTTTGAAAAGACACCCACTCAAAAGATAAAACGCTTCCTCTATCAATAGGAGACCTCTATGACAATTCAAAGTGTTTTTGAACAACTTGCGCGCTTTGCACCAACAGCCTTAGCTCAGGATTGGGATAATGTTGGTCTTCTGGTGGGAGATCCCTCGCGAAAGGTAAAGCGGATTCTCATCAGCCTCGATGCCAGCGCAAATGCAGTAGATTTTGCCCTTAAAACAAAATGTAACCTGATTGTTAGCCATCATCCCCTTATCTTTCATCCACTTAGAACCATTACCCATCCCACCGTTCTAAAGATGGTAGAAAAAAAGATCGGACTCATTAGTATGCACACCAATTTTGATTCTGCCATTGGAGGCGTTAATCATGCTTTGGCAGATGCCTTGGAGATGGAAGTTGTGGAGAGTTTGGGCATTGGAGAATCTCGCGATATCGGGCTTGTATGCTCGTATAAGAAATCTTACTGCCTGTCCGAGATAGCCCAATATGTGCGCCAAAGGCTTGATGCATCCGGCTTGCGCCTTTGGACAGCAGGGTGGAACGAAAACCGTGAAATCCGACGCATCGCAATTTGTGGAGGCTCCGGTGGCTCGATGTTGACTCTC
The sequence above is a segment of the Candidatus Cloacimonadota bacterium genome. Coding sequences within it:
- a CDS encoding aminoacetone oxidase family FAD-binding enzyme, whose amino-acid sequence is MIAIIGGGAAGLGAAIACGERAIVWERNKIAGKKLLLSGAGQCNFTNANNREDFLAALTEFRNWLKPAFYSFDNMSFIKLLEEFGCPVYIREDRKVFPQSLKASDVRDTLYNIARQRGAKFMWDSKIEYIEEKEGLFYLNTNSGAKIRAQKVIIAAGGAAWSVTGSDGSSYRLASALGHKIHDPKPALARIEIEDYAPFICCAGLSLKAGLQLAKRSIWGELLFTHNGLSGPLILDNSRKLHAGEIIQIRICDCHDFLNLIQKHPKRKVSKLLQEYRLPQRLTETIMKNMQISSDLIAAELSASKRKQLLATLKNHPFKIKAIEGLCSSMSDWGGVDLKEVDSKTMQSRILKNVFFAGESLAYSLPSGGYSIQMAVSTGYLAGINAVNSI
- a CDS encoding AMP-binding protein, producing the protein MIQLEKFTLKVMIEQTIANHPSRPALSMVDGKPISYEQLGEQINDVIVMLKDYGIQKGDKVALLSQNLPNWGVAYLAIASMGAIVVPILVDFHLNEIHQILRHSGAKAVFVSNIHYEKIGYSDLDPSPMMFLMDNLTPIEPNMSKDKLGEFIQERKSAWKKFRNKALESVGLVDSEPAEDEIAAIIYTSGTTGSSKGVMLTHRNLVMDAWLTLHIQNVDEHDRLISILPLSHTYECTIGFIIPMMTGACVYYLDKPPTARILIPAMQKIKPTMILTVPLIIEKIFKLQIYPQLTKNLLMRELYKLVPTRKALHKLAGKKLMKTFGGALHFFGIGGALLSHDVERFLSDASFPYAIGYGLTETSPLIAGSSPAAAKFRSTGTVLPQLEVRIANPDPKTKVGEIQVKGPTIMKGYYKDKQRTDEAFTDDGFFKTGDLGVLNKKNYLYIKGRIKNVIIGPNGDNIYAEEIEAKLNEAESVLESMVYESGGNIIARVFLNYEILDAHYNLSKMGSVQAEKSIEKHLLELRTHLNANVASFSKLHKIIEQKEPFEKTPTQKIKRFLYQ
- a CDS encoding Nif3-like dinuclear metal center hexameric protein; this encodes MTIQSVFEQLARFAPTALAQDWDNVGLLVGDPSRKVKRILISLDASANAVDFALKTKCNLIVSHHPLIFHPLRTITHPTVLKMVEKKIGLISMHTNFDSAIGGVNHALADALEMEVVESLGIGESRDIGLVCSYKKSYCLSEIAQYVRQRLDASGLRLWTAGWNENREIRRIAICGGSGGSMLTLAEQKADLLITGDISYHSFLDSSIPIIDAGHFYTEYPALKILQDYLIPTGLPT